One Nodosilinea sp. PGN35 genomic window, CGGGGACTCTGGGCTGTAGGTGTACTGCACCCCCAGGTGCTCAGCTAGTTTAGCCAGCACGTAGCCGAGCTGAAAGGGCTTGCGGACAAAATCGTCGCAACCTACGGCCAGCGCCTGGGCACGGTCTTCTTCAAAGGCGTTGGCGGTTAGGGCAATGAGTTTGGTGGGGGGCAGGTCATTGGCCCGCTCCTGGGCGCGAATGTGCCGGGCCAGGTCGCAGCCAGTGAGGGTGGGCATGCGGATGTCGAGCCAGATCAGCTGGGGGTGCCAGCGCTCCCAGAGGGCGATCGCCTCCTGGCCATCGCGGGCTTCGCTGACCCCAAAACCCACGGCGCTGAGCAGCTGGGTGAGCAGCTGGCGATGGGTGTCGTCGTCGTCTACCACCAAAATGCGGTAGCTGGGCTGACCCGGTGCCAGCTCGGCAATCTGAGCTGAGGGCAGCACTGGATCTGTCTCCTCTACCCCTGCGGCTACCTGCATCGGCAGGGTAAAGGTAAAGGTGGAGCCTGCGCCGGGCTGACTGGCAACGGTGAGGGTACCCCCCAACAGCTGCACAAACTGGTGGCTAATCGACAGCCCCAGACCGGTGCCCTCAAACACCCCGGCCCCCTGGTTTACCTGCACGAAGGGTGCAAACAGGCCGTCGAGGTGTTCGGCGGCGATGCCAATGCCGGTGTCGCTGACGGTAAAGGCAATCGATAGGCCCGCGCCGGGCCTCAGGCCGACGGGGATGGGCTCCACCGGAGCAAGCCGGAGACAGACCTGGCCCTGGGCGGTGAACTTAATGGCGTTGCCCACCAGATTGATCAGCACCTGGCGCAGTTTGGGCTCGTCGCTGCGCAGGTAGCGGGGCAGGGCCGGGTGGCGATCGATCGCCAGGGTTAGCCCTTTGCCCTGGGCGCGCACGCAAAACATGTCGCCCAGGGTGGTCAGCAGCTTGTCTAAGTCAAAGCAGAGCGGGTTGAGGCGTACCTGTCCAGCTTCGATTTTGGCCATTTCGAGGATGTCGTTGATCAGTTCGAGCAGGTGCTCGCCGCTGCGGTTGATAATCTCCAGGGATTGGCGGTTGCCGCTGCCGAGGGCGGTATCGCGGGCCATCAGCTGGGCAAATCCTAAAATCGCGTTGAGCGGGGTGCGCAGTTCGTGGCTCATATTGGCCAAAAATGTGCTCTTGGCCCGGCTGGCCGACTGGGCCGTTTCCATCGCCTGCTGGAGGGCCTGGGTGCGCTCTTGCACCCGCTGCTCTAGTTCGGCGTTGAGCTGTTGGAGGGCAGCTTCGGCCCGTTTGCGATCGCTGATGTCGTACAGGCTGCCGACAATGCGGTAGACCCGGCCCTCGGGGTTGACGATGGGGTTGTAGGTGCCCAGCAGCCAGTGGGTTTTGCCCGCCACGGTGAGCGATCGCTCAAAGGTGAGGGGCTGGCTGGTGGCGATGCAGTGCCGGTAGCGCTGGAGAATTTCGGCGGCCTCCTGGGCTCCAAAGGCCTCCTCTAACGATTTGCCCGCTACCGGCGCGCTGGTGGTGCCAAACAGTCGCGCGGCAGCCGGATTTAGCCCCACCAGCCTGACGGTGCCGTCCTCGGCCACCTCGGAGACGCAGACCGGCTGGTTGACCCCTTCATAGATGCTGCGCAAAAACTGCTCCTGCTCCCGCAGCTGCATTTCGGCCTGGCGGTAGTCGGTGATGTCTTCGTAGCAGCCGAGCACGCCGATCACCTCCCCGTCGTTGTCGGTGAGGGGCACCTTGCTGGTGCGGGCCCAGCGCTCAATCTCGGGGTCGGGGCTGGGGAGCCGTTCTTCGTAGCCCAGGCCAGGGGTTTGGGAGGAGACAATCTGGGCGTCTTCGGCCCGGTAGCGGCAGGCATTGACAATAAAGGGAAGATCGCTGTCGGTTTTGCCCACCACCTGGTCTGGGGTAAGGTTCAAGTCCTGGGCAAAGGCCAGATTACAGCCCAGATAGATCGAGTTGCGGTCTTTCCAAAACACGCGCTGGGGAATGGTGTCGAGCACCAGCTGCAGCATGGTGCGTGAGTCTTGCTCGGCCTGCTCAGCCTGTTTGCGGTCGGTGATGTCGTTGGCGACGCCGACGATGCGGTAGACTTCGCCACGCTCGTTGAGTACCGGAAAGGCCCGATCGTGAATCCAGCGAGTTTCGCCGTCGGCTCGCCGAATGCGGTAGACCTGGTCGTAGTCGTGAATGCGATCGGGGTGCAGGGCCGCCTCCACCTCCGCCAGATCGTCGGGATGAATGGCCTCGGCCAGTACCCCAATGGACTGGTACAGGGCCTCGCAGGAAATACCCCACACCCGCTCGAAGGCAGGGCTGACGTAGAGGGTCTGGCTGGAGTCAGCGGTCGTCATCCAAAAGACTTCTTGAATGGTTTCGGTAATCTGGCGAAAGCGGGCCTCGCTCTCTTGCAGATTGATCTCGGCCTGTTTGCGATCGCTGATGTCGAAATTAACTCCGCCGCTGTACAGCGGCGTGCCGTTGTCGTCGCAGTAGACGCGCCCGCACAGAGCCATCCAGTGGATGCTGCCATCGGGCCACTGTACCCGCCCCTCAAAGCTGAGGTCGCCGGTGGCCAGGGCGTGGGCAAAGGCGGCGTCAAAGCGGGGCTGGTCGGCGGCCACCACATGCTGTCGGGTCAGGGCCTGGCTCCAGGTCTCAACCGGGGTGGCGTAGCCGAAGAGCTGGTCATGGCGCAGCGATCGCAGCGCCACATCCTGGGTTAAGTCAACGTACCAAGTGCCCATCTGGGCGGCCTCCAGGGCAATTTCTAGACTCTCCTGGGCCTGGCGCAGGGCCAGCTCAGACTGCTGGCGTTTGGCTTCATCGCGCTTGCGATCGCGAATGTCTCGGCAGGTGGTGCCCATGCACAGCGGCTCCTGGGTATGGGCATCGCGAATCAGAAAGATCACCTGCTCTACGGCAATGTCTTCGCCGGTCTGCCAGTGGCGGAGAGTAGACTCGCCGCGCCAGTAGCCCTGCCGACGGGCAATGGGCAAAACCTCCTGCATCAGTCGCGCTACGGTAGCGGCACTGTGGAAATCGGCGATGGCGGCTCCATCGACTGCCTCCTCTGCCGACAGCCCCACCAGCTGCCGTCCCGACCGGTTGATGTAGAGCACTTCGCCGCTGAGGCTGGCGGTACCCACAAATTCAGTACTGTTTTCAACAATGGCGGCCAGCTTTTGCAGCTCCTGGGTGCGCTGCTGCACCCGCTGCTCCAGCTCGCCGTTGAGCTGGTGCAGGGCCAGTTCTGCCCGCTTGCGTTCGGCCTCGTCGCGTTTGCGCTCGCCGATGTCTTCTGTGATGCCCACCACGCGCACAATGGTGCCGTCCTCGCCGCGTACGGGGTAACCCTGGGATCTGACCCAGTGCAGCTCACCGTCGGGGCCCCAAAGGCGGTATTCCTCATCGAAGGGAACGCCCTGAAACTGCTGTTGGGCAGCAGCGGCAACCCGATCGCGATCGTCGGGATGGATGTTGTTGAGCCAGTAGGCCATACCCTGGTGAGCCAATGCCTCCGTGTCGGCGAGGGAGGCATTGGCGGGGTTCATGTACTCGTAGCACCTGTGGGCTACGTCGAAGACAAAAAAGCCCTCGCGCACGGTTTCAGCCAGCTGACGAAACCGGGCCTCGCTGTCCTGAAGGGCGAGCTGGGCAGTTTTGCGCTCGGTGATGTCGTACATGATCCCCGCCGCCCGCAGCTCTCGCCCATCGGCGGCATAGACGCTCTGGCCGTTGTCGGCAATCCAGCGCTCGGTGCCGTCGGGCCACAGCACCCGGTACTCCAGGGCAAAGGGGCGACGCTCAGCGTTCGCCCGATCGATCTCTAGCTGTACCGAGGCGCGATCCTGGGGGTGAACCGCCTGTAGCCAGTCGGCATAGGTCAAGGGCTCGGGGCTGGGCTCAAGGCCAAGCAGCCGGTAGGCAATGTCATTCCAGATCAGGTGGTCAGAGAGGAGATCCCAGGTCCAGATCGCCATATGGCCAAACTCCAGAGCGATCTGGAGCTGCTCCTGACTCTGCTTTAGAAAGTCTTCGATGCGCTTGCGATCGCCAATATCCACCATCACCCCCAGCATCTTGAGGGGCCGACCCCGGTTGTCGTAAAGGCCGTGCCCCCGAGTCATGACCCAGCGCACGGTGCCATCGGGCAGCACCACCCGGTATTCCAGATCGAGCAGGGTGCCGGTGGCCATGGCCTGGGCAAAGGCCCCCTCGACCTGGGCCACATCGTCGGGGTGCACGGCATCGCGCCAGGTGGCGTAGGTGACGGGCTGGTCGGTGGGAGAAAGCCCCATCAGGCGGTAGTGGCTTTGGCTCCAGAGCATCGCCCCGGTGGCGACATCGAGCTCCCAGCTGCCGGTATTGGTCAGCTCCAGGGCCATCCCATGGTGCGTTTTAGGGTGCGCTTCGCCGTCTTTAAGGGCTGCGGTCAGGGCAACCTGCATCTGCGCCAGCTGCTGCTCATGGCGGTAGCGTCGCCGGGCCTCGACTAGGGTCAGCCGCAGCTCTGCCGGCTGCCAGGCTGGCGGCAGACAGCGATAGAGCTGCCCCGACGGCACCAGCGCCTCGATCGCCTCTACGCTACTTGCCGCCAGCACCACCAGCAGCGCCTGGGGAAACCGGGTGTAGAGGGTTTGGAGCCAGAGAGGGTCGATCAGCGCCTGGTGGGCAATCACCAGGGGCGCTTCTGAAGCGGTGGCGGCGATCGCATCGATCTGGGCGATCGCCCCCTGGACAGTGGTGGCCAGGGCAATGGGGCAATCCAGCGCTGCCTTCGCTAGCTGGGCACTGACCACCTGCGGCATCAGTGGGTCGTTGTCAATGCAGAGAATGGTGACCATGCCTAGAAAGGGGGAGAAATCGCCCGGAGTTAATAAAAAAGCTGAGCCCCAGGCCGTAGGTTAAGGCTGCCCCAGGGGTCGAAAAAATCACGGTTAAGCCGATTCGGCTTAGACCGCGCCTGCGTAGATCTCACCCGGTTAGACCTCACCCGGTTAGACCGCATCCGCTTAGAT contains:
- a CDS encoding PAS domain-containing protein, which translates into the protein MVTILCIDNDPLMPQVVSAQLAKAALDCPIALATTVQGAIAQIDAIAATASEAPLVIAHQALIDPLWLQTLYTRFPQALLVVLAASSVEAIEALVPSGQLYRCLPPAWQPAELRLTLVEARRRYRHEQQLAQMQVALTAALKDGEAHPKTHHGMALELTNTGSWELDVATGAMLWSQSHYRLMGLSPTDQPVTYATWRDAVHPDDVAQVEGAFAQAMATGTLLDLEYRVVLPDGTVRWVMTRGHGLYDNRGRPLKMLGVMVDIGDRKRIEDFLKQSQEQLQIALEFGHMAIWTWDLLSDHLIWNDIAYRLLGLEPSPEPLTYADWLQAVHPQDRASVQLEIDRANAERRPFALEYRVLWPDGTERWIADNGQSVYAADGRELRAAGIMYDITERKTAQLALQDSEARFRQLAETVREGFFVFDVAHRCYEYMNPANASLADTEALAHQGMAYWLNNIHPDDRDRVAAAAQQQFQGVPFDEEYRLWGPDGELHWVRSQGYPVRGEDGTIVRVVGITEDIGERKRDEAERKRAELALHQLNGELEQRVQQRTQELQKLAAIVENSTEFVGTASLSGEVLYINRSGRQLVGLSAEEAVDGAAIADFHSAATVARLMQEVLPIARRQGYWRGESTLRHWQTGEDIAVEQVIFLIRDAHTQEPLCMGTTCRDIRDRKRDEAKRQQSELALRQAQESLEIALEAAQMGTWYVDLTQDVALRSLRHDQLFGYATPVETWSQALTRQHVVAADQPRFDAAFAHALATGDLSFEGRVQWPDGSIHWMALCGRVYCDDNGTPLYSGGVNFDISDRKQAEINLQESEARFRQITETIQEVFWMTTADSSQTLYVSPAFERVWGISCEALYQSIGVLAEAIHPDDLAEVEAALHPDRIHDYDQVYRIRRADGETRWIHDRAFPVLNERGEVYRIVGVANDITDRKQAEQAEQDSRTMLQLVLDTIPQRVFWKDRNSIYLGCNLAFAQDLNLTPDQVVGKTDSDLPFIVNACRYRAEDAQIVSSQTPGLGYEERLPSPDPEIERWARTSKVPLTDNDGEVIGVLGCYEDITDYRQAEMQLREQEQFLRSIYEGVNQPVCVSEVAEDGTVRLVGLNPAAARLFGTTSAPVAGKSLEEAFGAQEAAEILQRYRHCIATSQPLTFERSLTVAGKTHWLLGTYNPIVNPEGRVYRIVGSLYDISDRKRAEAALQQLNAELEQRVQERTQALQQAMETAQSASRAKSTFLANMSHELRTPLNAILGFAQLMARDTALGSGNRQSLEIINRSGEHLLELINDILEMAKIEAGQVRLNPLCFDLDKLLTTLGDMFCVRAQGKGLTLAIDRHPALPRYLRSDEPKLRQVLINLVGNAIKFTAQGQVCLRLAPVEPIPVGLRPGAGLSIAFTVSDTGIGIAAEHLDGLFAPFVQVNQGAGVFEGTGLGLSISHQFVQLLGGTLTVASQPGAGSTFTFTLPMQVAAGVEETDPVLPSAQIAELAPGQPSYRILVVDDDDTHRQLLTQLLSAVGFGVSEARDGQEAIALWERWHPQLIWLDIRMPTLTGCDLARHIRAQERANDLPPTKLIALTANAFEEDRAQALAVGCDDFVRKPFQLGYVLAKLAEHLGVQYTYSPESPVVTAAPLAAADAIAALGTLSPQIRRQLHHATLQLDSELITQLIDQLPPSHRPLANLLHQHLDNFAFDTIHDLLQQIPNP